In Rhodococcus sp. OK302, one genomic interval encodes:
- a CDS encoding SRPBCC family protein produces the protein MERASAYIEATPSAVWAVVSDLEGMGRFSPENTGGKWTSGKPGTVGAKFTGTNKHGLIRWSTRCTVTEVVDGQKFSFEVDESKARWTFLVEPSDAGTLLTETREVFASAPLHVRILSGSGVLGRDRDQLMQSGIETTLARIKGFLEK, from the coding sequence GTGGAACGCGCAAGCGCATATATCGAGGCAACACCGTCAGCGGTCTGGGCAGTGGTCAGCGACCTCGAAGGAATGGGTCGCTTCAGTCCCGAAAACACGGGCGGCAAGTGGACTTCCGGAAAACCGGGGACCGTTGGTGCGAAGTTCACCGGCACCAACAAGCATGGTCTGATTCGCTGGAGTACTCGCTGCACTGTCACCGAAGTTGTTGACGGTCAGAAGTTTTCGTTCGAAGTGGACGAGTCGAAGGCTCGGTGGACGTTTCTCGTGGAACCCTCCGATGCGGGAACTCTGCTCACCGAGACCCGCGAGGTCTTTGCGTCGGCGCCACTCCACGTGCGAATTCTGTCCGGAAGTGGAGTGCTGGGGCGGGACCGAGATCAGCTGATGCAGAGCGGGATCGAAACCACGCTGGCGCGGATCAAGGGCTTTCTCGAAAAGTAG
- a CDS encoding proline dehydrogenase family protein has product MTTASIAYPRGSAQLRNAYLKYVSQIVDARHPIAIATHDRDIIEALCTEHDSALKADHVEFEMLLGLGTEQLDALSAAGFTTREYVLFGTEWWLYVLNRIAEEPERIYTALIDAAG; this is encoded by the coding sequence TTGACGACGGCTTCGATCGCCTATCCGCGCGGAAGCGCGCAATTGCGCAACGCCTACCTGAAGTACGTGTCACAGATCGTGGACGCTCGTCACCCGATTGCGATTGCGACGCATGATCGCGACATCATCGAAGCGCTATGCACAGAACATGATTCGGCACTCAAGGCCGACCATGTCGAGTTCGAAATGTTGCTGGGCCTTGGAACCGAACAACTCGATGCCCTGAGCGCAGCGGGCTTCACCACTCGCGAATATGTGCTCTTCGGAACCGAGTGGTGGCTGTACGTACTCAATCGTATTGCCGAAGAACCGGAACGGATCTACACAGCACTCATCGACGCCGCCGGCTGA
- a CDS encoding HNH endonuclease signature motif containing protein, with amino-acid sequence MGNREAWQLDGEGLKTEVLDLVRARHDMQSRMVHLVVEMFTRDALPDTGFRAIAQWLHRSTNLEIGECSQLVSLARLFMLEPVVAQSFHDGDIDMQKARQVAQFCQHPPKNMHTADIEKAREILLDLASKKVSDCDAIRAAIRRIEKKYGNRDDGVPIGEDSERNEFYASKGLYGRVSVKGDLDAVNGARLIALLSGLSKPTPEIDGVKDLRTPALRRADGFCELLRRFEMAGLGPVEGGVKPHLTITATAKDLTDLQALKDLLPSTEELGYAITNWAGPISLDSARMLACDCTVTRILLDQNGVPLNHGLDERTATVPQRRALAVRDGGCAFPGCGTPPGWCDAHHIVHWTDSGPTDFDNLILLCGHHHRLLHHTEWSVEIGDDRKTRFYPPMSVDPYQVPIPGNSPPTAA; translated from the coding sequence ATGGGGAATCGGGAAGCATGGCAACTGGACGGTGAGGGACTCAAAACGGAGGTCCTCGACCTAGTCCGCGCCCGGCACGATATGCAATCGCGCATGGTGCACCTCGTTGTCGAAATGTTCACCCGTGATGCTCTCCCGGATACGGGCTTTCGGGCTATCGCCCAGTGGCTGCACCGATCCACCAATCTCGAGATCGGCGAATGCAGTCAACTGGTCTCGCTTGCACGGTTATTCATGCTCGAACCTGTAGTCGCACAATCCTTTCACGACGGTGATATCGATATGCAGAAGGCGCGGCAGGTAGCCCAGTTCTGCCAGCACCCACCCAAGAACATGCATACCGCGGACATCGAAAAGGCCCGCGAAATCCTGCTGGACCTGGCCTCGAAAAAAGTTTCCGACTGCGATGCCATCCGTGCGGCAATCCGGCGTATCGAAAAGAAGTACGGCAACCGCGACGATGGTGTCCCCATTGGAGAGGATTCCGAGCGCAACGAGTTCTATGCGTCCAAAGGTTTGTACGGCCGCGTCAGCGTCAAAGGTGACCTCGATGCCGTCAACGGCGCCCGGTTGATCGCCCTGCTGTCAGGCCTCTCGAAGCCGACTCCCGAAATTGACGGCGTGAAAGATCTTCGTACCCCGGCACTTCGACGCGCTGACGGTTTCTGTGAACTGTTGCGCCGCTTCGAGATGGCCGGCCTCGGGCCCGTCGAAGGTGGCGTCAAACCGCACCTGACGATCACCGCCACCGCGAAAGACCTCACAGACCTTCAGGCCCTCAAAGACCTTTTGCCGTCCACCGAAGAACTCGGGTATGCGATCACCAACTGGGCCGGCCCCATCAGTCTCGACAGTGCCCGCATGCTGGCCTGCGACTGCACGGTCACCCGAATCCTGCTCGACCAGAACGGTGTTCCGCTCAATCATGGGCTCGACGAGCGAACCGCGACAGTCCCGCAGCGGCGAGCTTTGGCCGTCAGAGATGGCGGATGCGCCTTCCCGGGGTGCGGTACTCCGCCCGGATGGTGCGATGCCCACCATATTGTTCATTGGACGGACAGTGGTCCAACGGATTTCGACAATCTCATACTTTTGTGTGGCCATCATCATCGGTTGCTGCACCATACCGAGTGGAGTGTCGAGATCGGGGATGACCGGAAAACCCGGTTCTATCCACCGATGTCGGTAGATCCGTATCAGGTTCCGATACCGGGGAACAGTCCGCCGACAGCCGCGTGA
- a CDS encoding LuxR C-terminal-related transcriptional regulator, translating to MIRLLLADDHAIVRAGLRALLESETDIAVIGEAGTAEEAIAFCATTPVDLVLMDLRFGGGKSGVDATRAVCALPNPPHVLVVTNYDTDADILSAVEAGASGYLLKDTPPSELLAAVRSAAAGDSVLSPSIASKLMTRVRKPETSLSPREIEVLKLVAAGKSNREIGKELFLSETTVKSHLVHIFGKLGVKSRTSAVARARELGSI from the coding sequence ATGATCCGGTTGCTTCTCGCCGACGACCACGCCATCGTTCGTGCCGGCTTGCGTGCCTTGCTCGAGAGTGAAACCGACATCGCAGTAATCGGCGAAGCCGGGACAGCCGAAGAAGCAATCGCGTTCTGTGCTACCACTCCAGTCGACTTGGTACTCATGGATTTACGCTTCGGTGGCGGCAAATCCGGAGTCGACGCCACCCGCGCCGTCTGCGCCTTGCCGAACCCGCCCCACGTTCTGGTAGTGACCAACTACGACACCGACGCCGATATCCTCAGCGCCGTCGAGGCCGGAGCAAGTGGCTACCTCCTCAAGGACACCCCACCTTCCGAACTGCTCGCGGCCGTCCGCTCCGCAGCCGCAGGAGACAGCGTCCTGTCCCCCTCTATCGCATCCAAACTGATGACACGCGTTCGGAAGCCCGAAACCAGTCTCAGCCCAAGGGAAATCGAAGTCTTGAAGCTGGTTGCCGCCGGCAAGTCGAATCGCGAAATCGGCAAGGAACTGTTCCTCAGCGAGACCACGGTGAAATCGCATCTCGTCCATATCTTCGGCAAATTGGGTGTGAAATCTCGAACCTCGGCCGTCGCCCGGGCACGGGAGCTCGGCTCGATCTGA
- a CDS encoding sensor histidine kinase gives MDGERPNLVMLGGMHRSPLTPVFAGLQLGLHVLVVALTGVVFLRAIVDESTLTPYIVSLSVIFAAVYLFGVFKRLRGNAARWWLAALTLVWIVLMGLSAEAAYLVFGLFFLYIHLLRRPWSLIAVVVATAISVTGTGLHREWSLGGAIGPMIGAAVAVAIGLGYQALYREAAERGRLIDELMNTREELAATSRDAGKFAERERLAAEIHDTVAQGLSSIQMLLHAAERADPDSPAVRQISLAREAAADSLAETRQLIAELTPAVLDGQSLAEALGRICDRAASARLEAHAVIEGEAVALPMPLEATLVRIAQGAVANVLRHAQATRMAVTLTYSEDTVSLDIVDNGIGFDVAALDRGPAESFGLNAIRRRVQLQGGTFDIESEPGHTAVTVTFPLQDGEE, from the coding sequence ATGGATGGCGAGCGCCCGAATCTGGTTATGCTGGGCGGGATGCATCGATCACCGCTCACACCCGTCTTTGCCGGCCTTCAGCTCGGCCTGCATGTGCTTGTTGTCGCGCTGACCGGTGTCGTGTTCCTCCGGGCAATCGTCGACGAATCCACCCTGACGCCCTATATCGTTTCTCTGTCGGTGATCTTTGCCGCCGTCTACCTGTTCGGGGTGTTCAAGCGCCTGCGCGGCAATGCTGCACGCTGGTGGCTGGCCGCACTGACCTTGGTGTGGATTGTCCTGATGGGGTTGTCTGCCGAAGCCGCCTATCTCGTTTTCGGTCTGTTCTTCCTCTACATCCACCTACTCCGACGCCCATGGAGCCTGATCGCGGTAGTAGTTGCGACTGCCATCTCCGTGACCGGGACCGGTCTGCACCGAGAATGGTCTTTGGGGGGCGCAATCGGACCGATGATCGGCGCCGCTGTCGCAGTGGCCATCGGACTCGGCTATCAGGCTTTGTACCGCGAAGCAGCCGAGCGTGGTCGCCTCATCGACGAATTAATGAACACCCGTGAAGAATTGGCGGCAACGTCGCGAGACGCCGGTAAATTCGCGGAGCGAGAAAGGCTGGCAGCCGAGATTCACGACACGGTGGCACAAGGACTTTCAAGTATTCAGATGCTGCTGCACGCTGCCGAGCGGGCCGATCCGGATAGCCCCGCAGTCAGGCAGATCAGCCTCGCCCGCGAAGCCGCCGCCGACAGTCTCGCCGAAACCAGGCAACTGATAGCGGAATTGACGCCGGCAGTTCTGGACGGGCAGTCCTTGGCCGAGGCATTAGGCCGGATCTGCGATCGCGCGGCCAGCGCTCGGCTCGAAGCCCACGCCGTTATCGAAGGTGAAGCAGTAGCGTTGCCGATGCCCCTCGAAGCCACCCTGGTCCGCATCGCCCAGGGCGCAGTAGCCAATGTGCTTCGGCACGCCCAAGCCACCAGGATGGCCGTGACCCTCACCTACTCCGAAGACACCGTGAGTCTCGATATCGTCGACAACGGAATCGGTTTCGACGTAGCGGCACTCGACCGGGGACCAGCCGAATCCTTCGGACTCAATGCCATTCGACGACGCGTCCAACTACAGGGCGGCACCTTCGATATCGAATCCGAACCCGGCCACACGGCCGTCACCGTAACTTTCCCCCTCCAAGACGGTGAAGAATGA
- a CDS encoding ABC transporter permease has protein sequence MFVAMRDLRAARGRFALISVVVLMVALLVSFLSGLTAGLRHQNVSAIESMKADTVVFADTGSGASFDESAITADQLKAWTAGAKTVDPVGIARGKAGLVGSNQQSVSLFGADSGFGDLTPSAPGTVILSEGAARDLGAAAGDHISVGANQFTVTAVRGDDWYSHTPVVWMTLGDWQDANPRGGVATILAVSGASDASAINSAAGTTSTTVSGSLQAIGSYAAENGSLTLMTFMLFAISALVIGAFFTVWTIQRMPDVATLKALGATTGSLVRDALGQAFIVLLIGVSIGIGLTAIAGTLMGDAMPFVLSLSTTLVPALALIGLGLVGAAFALRFLVTTDPLTALGSTR, from the coding sequence GTGTTTGTCGCAATGAGGGACTTACGGGCAGCGCGAGGTCGTTTCGCGTTGATCTCGGTAGTGGTTCTGATGGTTGCACTTCTGGTCAGTTTTCTCAGCGGTTTGACCGCTGGGCTGCGCCATCAGAACGTGTCTGCCATCGAATCCATGAAGGCCGATACCGTCGTTTTCGCTGATACCGGTTCGGGAGCGTCGTTCGACGAGTCGGCGATCACCGCAGATCAGCTGAAGGCCTGGACGGCGGGCGCAAAGACTGTCGATCCGGTGGGCATCGCCCGCGGAAAAGCCGGACTGGTGGGTTCCAACCAGCAGTCGGTGTCGCTGTTCGGCGCGGACAGCGGTTTCGGTGACTTGACGCCGAGCGCACCCGGAACGGTAATCCTCAGTGAAGGCGCAGCCCGTGACTTGGGTGCCGCTGCCGGTGACCACATCAGTGTGGGTGCCAACCAGTTCACGGTTACCGCTGTTCGCGGCGACGACTGGTACAGCCACACTCCTGTTGTCTGGATGACACTCGGCGATTGGCAGGATGCAAATCCGCGCGGCGGGGTAGCGACAATCCTGGCGGTTTCGGGTGCTTCGGATGCTTCGGCGATCAATTCTGCAGCAGGCACTACGTCGACGACGGTGAGCGGTTCGCTCCAGGCCATCGGGTCCTACGCAGCTGAGAACGGCTCGTTGACGCTGATGACGTTCATGCTCTTCGCGATCTCGGCTCTGGTGATCGGCGCGTTCTTCACAGTGTGGACCATCCAGCGCATGCCCGACGTTGCGACGCTGAAAGCGCTTGGTGCAACAACAGGTTCGCTTGTGCGCGATGCGTTGGGACAGGCGTTCATCGTTCTGCTGATCGGCGTGTCGATAGGTATCGGATTGACGGCAATCGCAGGAACTCTCATGGGTGACGCGATGCCGTTCGTGCTGAGTCTCTCCACCACGTTGGTCCCGGCGTTGGCGCTCATCGGCCTCGGGTTGGTCGGCGCAGCATTCGCCCTCCGTTTCCTCGTGACCACAGATCCACTCACAGCCCTAGGGAGCACACGATGA
- a CDS encoding ABC transporter ATP-binding protein → MTIGSTVLDLQNVNLTFPDGQSRITALDNVSLSLRRGEIAAITGPSGSGKSTLLAVASTLIRPDSGHVYFRTPEGSTDIAALSRKAASELRRNSIGIVFQQSNLVSSLTALEQLEVMAHLGQSVFTPRAQRKAVKEKAMDLLDAVGLADQSGKRPAQLSGGQRQRVNLARALMNDPQLLVVDEPTSALDQERGAAVMDLIIGVVREREAATLLVTHDRGHLHRMDVVYRVVDGALTTDQSVFAA, encoded by the coding sequence ATGACAATCGGCAGCACTGTTCTCGATCTCCAGAACGTCAACCTCACTTTCCCCGACGGCCAGTCTCGGATCACGGCTCTCGACAATGTGTCGTTGAGCTTGCGCCGCGGCGAGATTGCGGCGATTACCGGACCGTCGGGCTCGGGCAAGTCCACCCTGCTCGCGGTGGCGTCGACGCTCATCCGTCCTGATTCGGGTCACGTCTACTTCCGTACGCCGGAGGGAAGCACCGACATCGCTGCGCTCAGCCGTAAGGCGGCGTCCGAGTTGCGACGTAATTCGATCGGGATCGTGTTCCAGCAGTCCAATCTGGTGTCGTCGTTGACGGCTCTGGAGCAGCTCGAGGTGATGGCGCATCTGGGTCAGTCGGTGTTCACGCCCCGGGCGCAGCGCAAGGCTGTAAAAGAGAAAGCGATGGATTTGCTCGATGCCGTCGGATTGGCGGATCAGAGCGGAAAGCGGCCTGCGCAACTGTCGGGTGGGCAGCGTCAGCGAGTGAATCTTGCGCGCGCATTGATGAACGATCCGCAGCTTTTGGTGGTCGACGAGCCGACGAGTGCCCTCGATCAGGAGCGTGGTGCCGCAGTGATGGATCTGATCATCGGGGTAGTACGAGAACGTGAGGCGGCAACCCTTCTCGTCACTCACGATCGCGGCCATCTGCATCGGATGGATGTTGTCTATCGTGTGGTGGATGGAGCTTTGACAACAGATCAGTCGGTGTTCGCAGCCTGA
- a CDS encoding PAS domain S-box protein, whose translation MRGRVMERRRNVAPPTQSPIADLEQMPALILLDRLPVPVMAVHRDGSIVFANPSFADMMGYPKKAVSALRLQDILYDKDADDVSAEQAHRELSSEPGSIKEFVHADSTLVRATVSQSLLRRDDDTITLAVLHDLTERLWNNPRHTLDNPNG comes from the coding sequence ATGAGAGGACGTGTTATGGAACGCCGCCGCAATGTTGCGCCGCCGACGCAATCACCGATAGCTGATCTGGAGCAGATGCCGGCTCTGATCCTGCTCGACAGATTGCCCGTGCCGGTGATGGCCGTGCACCGTGACGGAAGCATCGTCTTTGCCAATCCGTCGTTCGCGGACATGATGGGTTACCCCAAAAAGGCCGTCTCAGCACTGCGTTTGCAGGACATCCTGTATGACAAGGATGCCGACGACGTCAGTGCTGAGCAGGCCCACCGCGAGTTGAGTTCGGAGCCGGGTTCCATCAAGGAATTTGTGCACGCCGACAGCACCTTGGTGCGGGCGACGGTCAGTCAGTCGTTGCTTCGCCGCGACGACGACACGATCACCCTCGCGGTTCTGCACGATCTGACCGAGCGTCTGTGGAACAACCCGCGTCACACCTTGGACAACCCAAACGGCTGA
- a CDS encoding TetR/AcrR family transcriptional regulator, whose amino-acid sequence MTGATRITGDISARTKIIEAARRVFVNPGYAAATIKQLAEAAEVSVQSVYFVFGNKPSVLAALLDVSVSGDEARVSTLDRPWVAAALGAPHPLGQLRIQVHHGRLILERTADILLALRAAASADEDAALLWQINREQRRTVQQHLMIGLVEKAPTVDLETAVNTALSLSSAETFTDLVIDAGWSGQRYEEWVVDTLSATLGLDRQPKSRPRSG is encoded by the coding sequence ATGACGGGGGCAACAAGAATTACCGGGGATATTTCAGCGCGGACCAAGATCATCGAGGCAGCACGACGCGTCTTCGTGAATCCTGGTTATGCGGCAGCGACCATCAAACAACTCGCCGAGGCAGCCGAAGTTTCGGTGCAAAGTGTGTACTTCGTATTCGGCAACAAACCAAGTGTCTTGGCGGCGTTACTCGATGTTTCGGTCAGCGGCGACGAGGCACGAGTGAGCACTCTCGATCGGCCCTGGGTGGCAGCCGCGCTCGGCGCCCCACACCCGCTTGGACAACTCCGAATTCAGGTACATCACGGACGGCTCATCCTCGAAAGAACTGCGGATATCCTGCTGGCCTTGCGGGCTGCAGCATCCGCCGACGAAGACGCAGCGCTTCTCTGGCAGATCAATCGCGAACAGCGTCGAACTGTGCAGCAGCACCTCATGATCGGACTTGTCGAGAAAGCTCCGACCGTCGACCTCGAGACTGCGGTGAATACCGCACTCAGCTTGTCCAGCGCCGAAACCTTTACCGATCTGGTGATCGATGCGGGCTGGAGCGGTCAACGCTACGAGGAGTGGGTAGTCGACACTCTCTCGGCAACCCTCGGCCTGGACCGACAACCGAAATCCAGGCCGCGAAGCGGCTGA
- a CDS encoding SHOCT domain-containing protein has product MSFIRRASRVAVASSIHGNVQRRQRTRWAEADQRAEQAQVQQVPVVQPIPDLPPLPVASEISMDAKIEQLTKLGELKAAGVLTDAEFDAQKARILG; this is encoded by the coding sequence ATGAGCTTTATCAGGCGAGCCAGCCGCGTAGCCGTCGCAAGTTCCATTCACGGAAATGTTCAGCGCCGTCAGCGAACCCGTTGGGCCGAAGCAGACCAGCGCGCAGAGCAGGCTCAGGTCCAGCAGGTCCCGGTGGTTCAGCCGATTCCCGATCTGCCGCCGCTACCCGTTGCGTCGGAAATTTCCATGGACGCCAAGATCGAGCAGCTCACCAAGCTCGGCGAATTGAAGGCTGCGGGCGTCCTCACCGACGCCGAGTTCGATGCGCAGAAGGCTCGCATTCTCGGGTAG
- a CDS encoding DUF6325 family protein, producing MANQDQFGPVEYIAVEFPDGTVTADGFEQLLAAVDNGTIRILDLEFVAKAADSSLSVVPASTFDLADFDLSQFDGAASGLLDAADIAAVGEDIAAGSVAAVLVYEEMTLLPVLDAWARAGGRVITEGHISLDELATALNETENEA from the coding sequence ATGGCCAATCAAGACCAGTTCGGTCCAGTCGAATACATCGCTGTCGAATTTCCCGACGGTACAGTCACTGCCGACGGTTTCGAGCAGTTGCTCGCAGCCGTCGACAACGGGACCATTCGCATCCTCGATCTCGAGTTCGTCGCCAAGGCTGCGGACAGTTCATTGAGCGTGGTTCCGGCATCCACATTCGACCTCGCAGATTTTGATCTGTCCCAGTTCGACGGCGCCGCTTCCGGGCTCCTCGACGCGGCGGACATCGCGGCCGTCGGCGAAGATATCGCAGCCGGAAGTGTTGCAGCAGTTCTCGTTTACGAAGAAATGACTCTGCTGCCGGTACTCGACGCGTGGGCACGAGCCGGTGGCCGCGTGATCACCGAAGGCCACATCTCACTCGACGAGTTGGCAACCGCACTGAACGAGACGGAGAACGAAGCATGA
- a CDS encoding PaaX family transcriptional regulator C-terminal domain-containing protein — protein sequence MDGTTHSPELDLESHLPRLTARGVILSLLVSNHPARPTPAQVVRAAGAFDIKESAARAALSRMVTGGDLIRVDDGFTLSAPLLERRQRVLHEVEQVTRPWDGDWEIVVVTGVGRDPGDRAILRSRLSRLRLAELREGVWMRPANLIRPLDLADQPVQRFRAVPAEDGAALVAQLWDLEGWDAESRRLLALMDVADTTVDRFTVATAIVRHLLTDPVLPSEMLPPAWSAARVHLAWANYQEEFVAIPEVGGSSED from the coding sequence GTGGACGGCACCACTCATTCCCCCGAGCTGGATCTGGAGTCACACCTACCTCGATTGACTGCTCGTGGAGTGATCCTCAGTTTGCTTGTCAGCAACCATCCGGCACGCCCTACACCGGCGCAGGTGGTTCGAGCGGCTGGTGCATTCGACATCAAGGAGTCGGCGGCGCGCGCCGCGCTCAGTCGCATGGTCACCGGTGGCGACCTGATTCGCGTCGACGACGGCTTCACGTTGAGTGCGCCGCTTCTGGAGCGCCGCCAGCGGGTGCTGCACGAGGTCGAGCAGGTGACCCGTCCGTGGGACGGGGACTGGGAAATCGTGGTGGTGACGGGGGTCGGTCGTGATCCGGGCGATCGAGCGATTCTGCGTTCTCGGCTTTCGCGATTGCGTCTGGCGGAATTGCGTGAAGGTGTGTGGATGCGGCCCGCGAACCTGATTCGGCCGTTGGACTTGGCCGATCAGCCGGTGCAACGATTTCGCGCTGTTCCCGCGGAGGACGGCGCCGCGTTGGTTGCGCAGTTGTGGGACCTCGAAGGATGGGACGCGGAGTCGCGTCGTCTGTTGGCTCTGATGGACGTAGCCGATACGACGGTGGATCGGTTCACGGTCGCGACGGCAATCGTGCGTCACCTGCTGACCGATCCGGTGTTGCCTTCCGAGATGTTGCCGCCGGCGTGGTCTGCGGCGCGAGTGCACTTGGCGTGGGCAAATTATCAGGAGGAGTTTGTTGCAATTCCCGAGGTCGGAGGCAGTAGCGAGGATTGA
- a CDS encoding acyl-CoA dehydrogenase family protein, with the protein MQTHEVFNQANPLLGHNVADDRTLLDGLAREGAGWATDEVNDLGILAGTEKVQDWGRLANENPPILKPYDRFGHRIDDIEFHPAWHDLMSTAVANGLHGSPWSDDRAGSHVARAAKFYVWSNVEAGHTCPISATYAAIPALRDTPELADTYEALLSNRLYEPGLKAPLSKAGLLATMSMTEKQGGSDIRANTTRATRQSDGSYLIVGHKWFTSATMADLYLALAQTDSGVTCFLVPRVLPDGTHNNIRLMRLKDKLGNRSNPSGEIEYENAIGWRIGEEGRGVPTIIKMVNMTRLDCLIGAASGMRRGVTQAAHHATYRKAFGSYLIDQPLMRNVLSDLAIESEAASLLMMRLAGAHDRSTRGDKAEAEFLRLALAVGKYWICKRWPAHAAESLECFGGNGFIEESQMPRLFRESPLNGIWEGSGNVAALDVLRAMNKSPQTVEAFFAEVELAGDEPSISRTVREIRVELADVASAEVLARRVIEKMALVLQASLLVRQGHQAVADAFIATRLNGDRGSVYGTLPRSVDFAAILDRVTPKV; encoded by the coding sequence ATGCAGACACATGAGGTTTTCAATCAGGCCAACCCCCTTCTCGGTCACAACGTCGCGGACGATCGGACGCTGCTGGACGGACTGGCTCGCGAAGGAGCCGGGTGGGCAACGGACGAGGTCAACGACCTCGGAATCCTGGCGGGTACCGAGAAGGTGCAGGACTGGGGCCGGCTCGCCAACGAGAACCCGCCGATCCTGAAGCCGTACGACCGTTTCGGTCACCGGATCGACGACATCGAATTTCATCCGGCCTGGCACGACCTCATGTCGACGGCAGTCGCTAACGGATTGCACGGATCCCCGTGGAGTGACGACCGCGCGGGAAGCCACGTTGCGCGCGCGGCAAAGTTCTACGTCTGGAGCAATGTCGAGGCCGGCCACACCTGCCCGATCTCCGCGACGTACGCCGCGATTCCGGCGTTGCGCGACACTCCGGAGTTGGCGGACACCTACGAGGCATTGCTGTCCAACCGGCTTTACGAGCCCGGGCTGAAAGCGCCGCTGAGCAAGGCCGGACTGTTGGCGACGATGTCGATGACGGAGAAGCAGGGCGGCTCCGACATCCGCGCCAACACCACTCGCGCTACACGACAGTCCGACGGCAGCTACCTGATCGTCGGCCACAAATGGTTCACCTCGGCAACCATGGCCGATCTGTATCTTGCTCTGGCGCAGACGGATTCCGGCGTCACCTGCTTCCTGGTTCCCCGCGTACTTCCCGACGGCACCCACAACAACATTCGTCTGATGCGACTCAAGGACAAGCTGGGCAACCGCTCGAATCCTTCGGGTGAGATCGAGTACGAGAATGCAATCGGTTGGCGGATCGGCGAAGAGGGCCGCGGGGTTCCGACCATCATCAAGATGGTCAACATGACGCGCTTGGATTGCCTGATCGGTGCGGCATCCGGAATGCGCCGCGGAGTCACGCAAGCGGCGCACCACGCGACGTACCGCAAGGCATTCGGAAGCTATCTCATCGACCAGCCCTTGATGCGAAACGTACTGTCCGACTTGGCAATAGAATCGGAAGCCGCATCGTTGCTCATGATGCGACTGGCCGGAGCCCACGACCGCTCCACCCGTGGCGACAAAGCCGAAGCCGAATTCCTGCGACTGGCATTGGCCGTCGGCAAGTACTGGATCTGCAAGCGCTGGCCGGCACATGCTGCGGAATCGCTGGAATGCTTCGGTGGCAACGGATTTATCGAGGAATCGCAGATGCCGCGTCTGTTCCGCGAGTCGCCGCTCAACGGAATCTGGGAAGGCAGTGGCAACGTTGCCGCCCTCGATGTCCTGCGTGCGATGAACAAGAGTCCGCAAACAGTCGAAGCCTTCTTTGCCGAGGTCGAGTTGGCGGGCGACGAGCCGAGCATCTCGCGGACGGTGCGTGAAATTCGCGTCGAGCTTGCCGATGTGGCGAGCGCAGAAGTATTGGCACGCAGAGTGATCGAAAAGATGGCGCTGGTCTTGCAGGCGTCCTTGCTGGTTCGTCAGGGGCACCAGGCTGTAGCCGACGCATTCATCGCCACCCGGTTGAACGGTGATCGGGGAAGTGTCTACGGAACCCTCCCGCGCAGTGTAGATTTCGCAGCAATTCTCGATCGCGTTACCCCGAAGGTCTGA